One part of the Chthoniobacterales bacterium genome encodes these proteins:
- a CDS encoding GAF domain-containing SpoIIE family protein phosphatase — protein MRSLIETLLLLGIAVAFIVIYRRQSRLIAIACSEREEIRLEETRVFDFLHSLGEAFSDDIRTADLHRLIVESAVRILDAQGGALYLVDKHETQLMPAFVSKGCPPLIELPPHIHLQLASAPQALESYVRLHAVQKNEGILGSVLATREPVFIINDPSDPRLASLRDTTLHTSAILVVPMTYRGQLLGVLALANGSQATPFNEADFGVFKSIAEQSAFALYNAIVYYEASEKKRLDRDLHIARDIQRILLPSSSPQIEGYEICGLNIPAKQVSGDYFDYIPVNDQQTGVAIADVSGKGIPASLIMAMCRSVLRSQAPANTSAADVLHKVNRQLFPDIKEDMFISMAYLLLTAGSNHVILSRAGHDAPMLYRAKDRTIERLNPRGMALGIDSGGVFDRVTADFEFDLETGDCIVLYTDGVTEALDDEGLEFGMEKMNLAIQSSAPQGAAAILRRLTDEITEFAGNQPQNDDITLIAIRKI, from the coding sequence ATGAGGTCCTTGATAGAAACGCTGCTGCTTTTGGGGATAGCGGTGGCGTTTATCGTCATTTACCGCCGCCAAAGCCGGCTGATCGCGATTGCCTGTTCCGAACGCGAGGAAATCCGGCTGGAGGAAACGCGAGTGTTCGATTTCCTGCACAGTCTCGGCGAGGCGTTTTCCGACGACATTCGCACGGCAGACTTGCATCGGTTGATCGTGGAAAGCGCGGTGCGCATTCTCGACGCGCAAGGCGGCGCGCTCTATCTCGTCGATAAGCATGAAACTCAGCTCATGCCGGCGTTTGTCTCGAAAGGCTGTCCGCCCCTGATCGAGCTGCCGCCGCACATTCACCTGCAACTCGCCTCCGCTCCGCAAGCCTTGGAGAGCTACGTGCGACTCCATGCGGTGCAGAAAAACGAGGGCATCCTCGGCTCCGTCCTAGCCACGCGCGAACCGGTTTTCATCATCAACGATCCATCCGATCCACGACTCGCTAGCTTGCGCGACACGACGCTGCACACGTCGGCGATTCTAGTCGTGCCGATGACGTATCGCGGACAATTGCTAGGCGTCCTCGCGCTCGCCAATGGCTCGCAGGCGACGCCGTTCAACGAGGCGGATTTCGGCGTTTTCAAATCCATCGCCGAGCAGTCGGCCTTCGCGCTCTACAACGCCATCGTTTACTACGAGGCCAGCGAAAAGAAACGCCTCGACCGCGACTTGCATATCGCCCGCGACATTCAACGCATCCTGCTTCCGTCGAGTTCGCCGCAGATCGAGGGCTACGAAATTTGCGGGCTAAACATTCCCGCGAAACAAGTCAGCGGCGATTACTTCGATTACATCCCGGTCAACGACCAGCAGACTGGCGTCGCCATCGCCGATGTCTCGGGCAAAGGCATCCCAGCGTCGCTCATCATGGCCATGTGTCGCAGCGTTCTCCGCAGCCAGGCCCCGGCCAACACTTCCGCCGCTGACGTGCTGCACAAGGTGAACCGCCAGCTCTTTCCCGACATTAAAGAGGACATGTTCATCAGCATGGCCTACCTGCTGCTCACCGCTGGCAGCAACCACGTCATTCTCAGCCGCGCCGGGCACGATGCGCCGATGCTTTACCGGGCCAAAGACCGGACGATTGAGCGGCTCAACCCGCGTGGCATGGCACTCGGAATTGACAGCGGGGGCGTCTTCGATAGGGTCACGGCTGATTTCGAATTCGACCTCGAGACTGGCGATTGCATCGTGCTTTACACCGATGGAGTCACCGAAGCTCTGGACGACGAGGGCCTGGAGTTTGGCATGGAAAAAATGAACCTCGCCAT
- a CDS encoding STAS domain-containing protein, with protein MSQQASILVGCNNKVVWIKVEGKGSFQNSQGMKDFSREMMNRGHREFVLDLKQCSVMDSTFMGTLAGMGLRLRELGQGNLHVINSNERNTDLLQNLGLDHLFELDSADDMAKNYYPNSGVEELTSNAFSKSNTAETMLEAHEALVEAAPENEARFKDVLEYLKTDLHVGAGSEN; from the coding sequence GTGAGTCAGCAAGCATCCATATTAGTCGGCTGTAATAACAAGGTGGTTTGGATCAAAGTCGAAGGCAAAGGTTCGTTCCAAAACAGTCAGGGCATGAAGGATTTCTCGCGTGAAATGATGAACCGCGGGCATCGCGAGTTTGTGCTCGATCTGAAGCAATGCTCGGTGATGGACTCGACTTTCATGGGAACACTGGCCGGCATGGGATTGCGACTCCGGGAGCTGGGCCAGGGCAATCTGCATGTGATCAACAGCAACGAGCGCAACACCGATCTCCTGCAAAACCTCGGGCTGGATCATTTGTTCGAGCTCGATTCCGCCGACGACATGGCGAAAAATTATTATCCGAACAGCGGCGTCGAGGAGCTGACTTCCAATGCTTTCTCCAAATCGAACACGGCTGAGACGATGCTCGAGGCGCACGAGGCTCTGGTCGAGGCGGCTCCGGAAAATGAGGCCCGCTTTAAGGATGTTCTGGAATATCTGAAGACCGACCTGCATGTCGGCGCGGGCTCCGAGAACTAA
- a CDS encoding YceH family protein, translated as MNLDPIETRILGCLLEKERLTPENYPLSLNSLTAACNQTTNREPVVDFSEKLVEETLANMREKKIATVVFGAGSRVQKYRHNLGDHFTLTPAEIALLCILLLRGPQTVGELRTRSERMTPWESLAQVESVLTGLAAGDEPLVRLLPMRPGQKEQRYLQLLGATMEIEVPLDTPSAPATPTRMDRMEAELASLRAEFESFRKQFEG; from the coding sequence ATGAACTTAGATCCCATTGAAACTCGCATTCTTGGCTGTCTCCTTGAAAAGGAACGACTTACGCCCGAAAATTATCCGCTCAGCCTCAATTCCCTCACCGCCGCCTGCAACCAGACGACGAACCGCGAGCCCGTGGTGGATTTCTCGGAAAAACTCGTCGAGGAAACCCTGGCCAACATGCGTGAGAAAAAAATCGCCACCGTTGTCTTCGGTGCTGGCTCACGTGTGCAAAAATATCGTCACAACCTCGGCGACCATTTCACCCTCACTCCCGCCGAGATCGCGCTCCTCTGCATTCTTCTCCTGCGCGGCCCGCAAACCGTGGGCGAACTCCGCACCCGCAGCGAACGCATGACTCCGTGGGAATCCCTCGCGCAAGTCGAGTCGGTGCTCACCGGCCTCGCGGCGGGCGACGAACCACTCGTCCGCCTGCTCCCGATGCGGCCCGGGCAAAAAGAGCAGCGCTACCTGCAACTCCTCGGCGCGACCATGGAAATCGAAGTCCCGTTGGACACTCCGTCCGCTCCGGCGACTCCCACTCGAATGGACCGCATGGAAGCCGAACTCGCCAGTCTCCGAGCCGAGTTTGAGTCGTTTCGGAAACAATTCGAGGGCTAA
- a CDS encoding response regulator: MTATPPETNRRILIIDDNPAIHEDFNKILGRTRSNASALNDAEASLFGEESASASRSSAPTAVFEMDSAFQGKEGLELVKKALAEGRPYAMAFVDVRMPPGWDGIETIRHIWEFDDDIQIVICTAYSDYSWEEMTANPQRTDSLLILKKPFDNIEVVQLAHALTKKWTLAKQARLSLENLDRLVAQRTKDLNLTLTHLQEEIVQRTSAQDSLRVSEERFSKAFRSSPFPMAIVCLSTDHFEDCNDAFLKMTSQERDNVLDHTSAAFRLWDDDQTPSIIRQRLHAEHSLTNIEITVLDKAGQPRSTLLSGETFSLVKQTYAILIWQDLSERLRLEAQLRQSQKMEAVGQLAAGVAHDFNNILTVIQGHASLSMLSKSVDERTQESLEQISVAADRAAALTRQLLAFSRKQIMQLRGLGLNEAITGLLSMLNRLIGEHIKLKTEFSQELPPIHADHGSLEQVIMNLVVNARDAMPDGGQLIIKTEEKEITAADCRANREAIAGKFICLSVTDTGCGMSEATRGHIFEPFFTTKEVGKGTGMGLATVYGIVQQHNGWIDVVSEVGKGSTFRVFLPTSSQAEQPQEPKLTTPKTLPRGRETVLIVEDEENLRLLVDTILTEQGYKTLCAENGVEALKIWAKKQNEIDLLLTDIVMPEAISGLQLAERMLKTRPELKVIYTSGYSIDLIAKGYALRDGQNFLPKPYPPAKLAAAVRSCLDAIVPHPTAKNGQSRPLSKVTPLMANKPLKKITRALPKPVKRPRAKAVKS, encoded by the coding sequence ATGACCGCCACCCCTCCAGAGACCAATCGCCGCATCCTGATTATTGATGATAATCCGGCGATTCATGAGGATTTTAATAAGATTCTCGGCCGCACCCGCAGCAATGCGTCGGCCTTGAACGATGCGGAAGCGTCCCTTTTTGGCGAGGAATCCGCTTCAGCCAGTCGCTCCTCGGCACCGACCGCTGTCTTCGAGATGGACTCCGCTTTTCAGGGCAAGGAAGGGCTCGAACTCGTGAAAAAAGCTCTCGCCGAGGGACGTCCCTACGCGATGGCCTTCGTGGACGTGCGCATGCCGCCGGGCTGGGACGGCATCGAGACGATCCGCCATATTTGGGAGTTCGATGACGACATCCAGATCGTCATCTGCACGGCGTATTCCGATTATTCGTGGGAGGAAATGACCGCCAATCCGCAGCGGACGGACAGCCTGCTCATTCTCAAAAAACCCTTCGACAACATCGAAGTCGTGCAGCTCGCCCACGCGCTCACGAAAAAATGGACACTCGCCAAGCAGGCTCGGCTCTCTCTCGAAAATCTCGACCGCCTCGTCGCCCAGCGCACGAAGGACCTCAATCTCACCCTGACTCATCTCCAGGAGGAAATCGTCCAGCGCACCTCGGCCCAGGACTCGTTGCGCGTCTCCGAGGAACGTTTTTCCAAGGCGTTTCGCTCCAGCCCGTTTCCGATGGCGATTGTCTGTTTGAGCACGGATCACTTCGAGGATTGCAACGACGCCTTCTTAAAAATGACCTCCCAAGAGCGCGACAACGTGCTCGATCACACGTCCGCCGCGTTCCGTCTTTGGGACGACGACCAGACGCCGTCGATCATCCGCCAGCGCCTGCACGCCGAGCATTCCCTCACGAATATCGAGATCACCGTTCTCGACAAAGCTGGGCAGCCGCGGTCCACTTTGCTCTCCGGCGAGACTTTTTCCCTCGTAAAACAAACCTACGCCATCCTCATCTGGCAGGATCTTTCCGAACGTCTCCGGCTCGAGGCGCAGCTTCGCCAGTCGCAGAAAATGGAAGCCGTCGGCCAACTCGCAGCCGGCGTCGCGCACGACTTCAATAACATTCTCACCGTCATCCAGGGCCATGCGAGTTTGAGCATGCTCTCGAAAAGCGTCGATGAACGGACCCAGGAATCGCTCGAGCAAATTTCCGTCGCCGCCGACCGCGCCGCCGCCCTCACCCGGCAGCTCCTTGCCTTCAGCCGCAAGCAGATCATGCAACTTCGCGGTCTCGGCCTCAACGAAGCCATCACCGGACTGCTCTCCATGCTGAACCGCCTCATCGGTGAGCACATCAAGCTCAAGACCGAATTCAGCCAAGAGCTTCCGCCGATTCACGCCGATCACGGCAGCCTCGAGCAAGTCATCATGAACCTCGTGGTCAACGCACGCGACGCCATGCCCGACGGTGGTCAACTCATCATCAAGACCGAGGAAAAAGAAATCACCGCCGCTGATTGCCGTGCCAACCGCGAAGCCATCGCAGGCAAATTTATCTGCCTTTCTGTCACCGACACCGGTTGCGGCATGAGCGAGGCGACTCGTGGTCATATCTTCGAGCCATTTTTCACCACCAAGGAAGTCGGCAAAGGCACCGGCATGGGACTCGCCACCGTTTACGGCATCGTCCAACAGCACAACGGCTGGATCGACGTCGTTAGCGAAGTCGGCAAAGGCTCCACTTTCCGCGTTTTCCTCCCGACCAGTTCACAGGCGGAACAACCGCAGGAGCCGAAGCTCACCACTCCCAAGACGTTGCCGCGCGGACGCGAAACCGTCCTCATTGTTGAAGACGAGGAAAATCTCCGCCTGCTTGTGGACACCATTCTCACCGAGCAAGGCTACAAAACTCTCTGCGCGGAAAATGGCGTCGAAGCCCTCAAAATCTGGGCCAAAAAACAGAACGAAATCGACCTGCTCCTCACCGACATCGTCATGCCCGAGGCCATCTCCGGATTGCAACTCGCCGAGCGGATGCTGAAGACGCGGCCCGAACTCAAAGTCATTTACACCAGCGGTTACAGCATCGACCTCATCGCCAAAGGTTATGCCCTGCGCGACGGCCAAAATTTCCTGCCGAAACCTTATCCTCCCGCCAAGCTGGCCGCCGCCGTGCGCTCCTGTCTCGACGCCATCGTCCCGCATCCGACCGCGAAAAACGGCCAGTCGCGCCCGCTTTCGAAAGTGACTCCACTGATGGCAAACAAGCCGTTGAAAAAAATCACCCGCGCGCTGCCGAAGCCAGTCAAACGTCCGCGCGCCAAGGCCGTCAAAAGTTAG
- a CDS encoding ATP-binding protein, translating into MLLVASTSSLALASACFFTYEWFNLRTTIKTDVEVLGKMVSANATPLLQTRNMGVAHALLQSLTAKPGIVYSQIQLPNHAIFAEFGSLTQDKALILKDAPDGMVRNGPYLVLRQPIMQNKSRLGTLLIVDDFQSTQEHLIGFHSVATLLILAAVIALSIFLASRLQAIVSAPLLELLRTAQGITERRDYTLRAPKGGNDEIGVFTTAFNRMLDEVQGQDRALQKVPEELNKKVEAMEHEISERKRVEENLRAAEIKYRTLVEQLPMITYNAESTQSGGWFYVSPQIEGILGFTQEEWVGNPKIWDERLHADDQETFKAKAQLMDRNGDQFICEYRVYDRYGRLHWFRDQSAIVRDPVKNQVYTHGFLLDVTEQKQAEMELDTLQLQLLDISRQAGMAEVATGVLHNVGNVLNSVNVSSTILSDLIKNSKLASLAKVTTLLREHTNDLGKYISSDPKGKQLPTYLVSLTEHLSEEHVDMVNELAMLIKNVEHIKHIVSMQQSYAKVSGMVESCSPKDLVEDAMQINAPSFTRNGIKVVRKDDDALPNVAVEKHKVLQILVNLLRNSKNAMEEVPRKDRKITVSAALNGNNKVKITVRDQGCGIAPDNLTKIFSHGFTTKTDGHGFGLHIGALAAQEMGGSLRAESEGPGQGASFILELPVATAKS; encoded by the coding sequence ATGCTTTTGGTCGCCAGCACCTCGTCGCTGGCGCTGGCCTCGGCCTGCTTTTTTACCTACGAATGGTTTAACCTGCGCACCACGATCAAGACCGATGTCGAAGTGCTGGGCAAGATGGTTTCAGCAAACGCCACACCGCTCCTCCAGACCAGAAACATGGGAGTCGCGCACGCCTTGCTCCAGTCGCTGACGGCCAAGCCGGGGATCGTTTACTCGCAAATCCAGCTCCCGAACCATGCGATTTTTGCAGAGTTTGGCAGTCTGACTCAAGACAAGGCATTGATCCTGAAGGACGCGCCGGATGGGATGGTTCGCAATGGACCTTATCTGGTGCTGCGCCAGCCGATTATGCAGAATAAGTCCCGGCTCGGCACGCTGCTGATCGTCGATGATTTTCAATCCACCCAAGAGCATCTGATCGGGTTTCATAGCGTGGCGACTTTGCTGATTTTGGCGGCGGTGATTGCGCTTTCGATCTTTCTGGCGTCGCGGCTCCAAGCCATCGTCTCGGCGCCACTTTTGGAGCTTTTGCGGACGGCGCAGGGAATCACCGAGCGCCGCGATTACACACTGCGCGCACCGAAGGGTGGCAACGACGAGATTGGGGTTTTCACCACGGCTTTCAATCGAATGCTGGACGAGGTGCAGGGTCAGGATCGGGCGTTGCAGAAAGTGCCCGAGGAGTTGAACAAAAAAGTCGAGGCGATGGAGCACGAAATCTCCGAGCGCAAACGGGTCGAGGAGAATCTGCGCGCCGCCGAGATCAAATATCGCACCTTGGTTGAGCAGCTTCCGATGATCACCTACAACGCCGAGAGCACCCAGTCCGGCGGGTGGTTTTATGTGAGCCCGCAGATCGAGGGCATCCTCGGTTTTACCCAGGAGGAATGGGTTGGAAATCCGAAAATCTGGGACGAGCGGCTCCACGCAGACGATCAGGAGACGTTCAAGGCCAAGGCGCAGTTGATGGATCGGAATGGCGACCAATTCATCTGCGAATACCGCGTTTACGACCGTTACGGACGCCTGCATTGGTTCCGCGATCAGTCGGCCATCGTGCGCGATCCGGTGAAGAATCAGGTCTATACCCACGGGTTCCTGCTCGATGTCACGGAGCAGAAACAGGCTGAAATGGAACTCGACACGCTCCAACTCCAGCTGCTCGACATTTCGCGCCAGGCTGGCATGGCGGAGGTGGCGACGGGGGTACTACACAACGTCGGCAACGTCCTGAACAGCGTCAACGTTTCCTCCACCATCCTCAGCGACCTGATCAAAAACTCCAAACTGGCCAGTCTGGCAAAGGTCACCACCCTCCTCCGCGAGCACACCAACGATCTCGGCAAATACATTTCCTCCGATCCGAAAGGCAAGCAGCTCCCGACTTATCTGGTGAGCCTGACTGAACATCTCAGCGAGGAACATGTCGATATGGTGAATGAATTGGCGATGCTGATCAAAAACGTCGAGCACATTAAACACATCGTCTCGATGCAGCAGAGCTACGCAAAAGTGTCGGGCATGGTCGAGTCGTGTTCTCCCAAGGATCTTGTCGAGGACGCGATGCAAATTAACGCTCCGTCATTCACCCGGAATGGAATCAAAGTCGTCCGCAAAGACGACGATGCGCTGCCCAATGTGGCGGTCGAAAAACACAAAGTGCTCCAGATTTTAGTGAATCTGCTTCGCAATTCCAAGAATGCGATGGAGGAGGTGCCGCGCAAAGATCGCAAAATCACCGTCAGCGCCGCCCTTAACGGCAACAACAAAGTCAAAATCACCGTGCGCGACCAAGGCTGCGGCATTGCGCCGGATAATCTGACGAAAATTTTCTCGCACGGTTTTACCACGAAAACAGACGGACACGGATTTGGACTCCACATTGGCGCGCTGGCTGCTCAAGAAATGGGTGGCTCGCTCCGCGCCGAAAGCGAAGGTCCCGGACAGGGTGCCTCCTTCATCCTGGAACTGCCCGTCGCCACCGCAAAATCTTAA
- the treZ gene encoding malto-oligosyltrehalose trehalohydrolase gives MSLSPSIPSPNSVGPGARVETSGVSYRVWAPQVEMVEVNIYDPTDLPAETILPGQLPEPARRIALNEDGGGFFTGLDELGAAGDLYSYRLNGNDSFPDPASRFQPLGVHGPSMVVDARHFPWNDDDWMRPELRDLVIYEMHIGTFTREGTFLSAIERLPHIRDLGATAIEVMPIAAFPGERNWGYDGVYLYAPAECYGTPDDFRAFVDAAHSLGLAVILDVVYNHFGPDGNYLAAFIGDYLDEDCKTPWGGAIRYGSPDFRPLREFVAANPGYWMRDFHVDGFRLDATHAIIDESSPHLLQELTRSIHQLDGFAIAEDPRNESNLLLPEEETGMGFDGVWADDFHHSARVSNTGENESYLGDFTGSLSDVLETLRHGWLYCGQYSRVQGKNRGSHAGHIPPVKFIHCISNHDQIGNHAFGERIGHLISPESYRACSVLLLLSPYSPLLFMGQEWNASTPFQFFTDHNDELGRLITAGRREEFKDFKAFNHPETLDRLPDPQTETTFRNSQLDWNETQLKEHAGMLALYRTCLALRSAETAFRPQDRETYGVQEIATGIGALRLSGSDTEWLVLFDLVGGHGGQVLEGSISPAIDGGKWELVLSSNEERFGGNGHVEKLTSELHFTVAGCAVYKAQN, from the coding sequence ATGTCCCTGTCCCCATCGATTCCGTCCCCCAACTCCGTTGGTCCAGGAGCGCGAGTGGAAACCTCGGGCGTGAGCTACCGGGTCTGGGCTCCGCAGGTGGAAATGGTGGAGGTGAATATTTACGATCCAACCGATCTGCCAGCGGAGACGATTCTCCCCGGCCAGTTGCCGGAACCGGCGCGTCGGATCGCGCTCAACGAAGACGGCGGCGGTTTTTTCACCGGGCTCGATGAACTGGGGGCGGCAGGCGACTTGTATAGTTATCGGCTGAATGGAAACGACAGTTTCCCCGATCCGGCGTCGCGCTTCCAGCCGCTCGGCGTGCACGGGCCGTCGATGGTCGTCGATGCGCGGCATTTTCCCTGGAATGACGACGACTGGATGCGGCCCGAGTTGCGCGATCTGGTGATCTACGAGATGCACATCGGGACGTTTACCCGCGAGGGGACGTTTCTCTCGGCGATTGAACGGCTGCCCCACATTCGCGACCTGGGCGCGACCGCGATCGAGGTGATGCCGATTGCTGCGTTTCCCGGCGAACGCAACTGGGGTTACGACGGCGTTTATCTCTACGCGCCCGCTGAATGCTATGGAACTCCCGATGATTTTCGCGCCTTCGTCGATGCCGCGCACAGTCTCGGGCTCGCGGTGATTCTGGACGTGGTCTATAACCATTTTGGCCCCGACGGAAATTATCTCGCGGCCTTCATCGGCGACTATCTGGACGAGGATTGCAAGACGCCGTGGGGCGGCGCGATTCGTTATGGCAGCCCGGATTTTCGTCCGCTGAGGGAGTTCGTCGCGGCGAATCCCGGCTACTGGATGCGCGACTTCCATGTGGATGGATTCCGGCTCGATGCCACTCACGCGATCATCGACGAATCGTCCCCTCACCTCTTGCAGGAACTCACGCGCAGCATTCATCAGCTCGATGGATTTGCCATCGCCGAGGACCCGCGCAACGAGTCGAATCTTCTCCTGCCCGAGGAGGAAACCGGAATGGGCTTCGATGGCGTCTGGGCCGACGATTTTCATCACAGCGCGCGCGTTTCCAACACGGGCGAGAACGAGTCGTATCTCGGCGATTTCACCGGCTCTCTGAGCGACGTGCTGGAGACGCTGCGCCACGGCTGGCTTTATTGCGGCCAGTATTCGCGGGTGCAGGGAAAAAATCGCGGCAGCCATGCGGGTCACATCCCGCCGGTGAAGTTCATCCACTGCATTTCGAATCACGACCAGATCGGGAATCACGCTTTTGGCGAGCGCATCGGGCACCTGATTTCACCCGAGTCTTACCGGGCTTGTTCGGTGCTGCTCCTGCTCTCGCCGTATTCGCCGCTGCTCTTCATGGGCCAGGAATGGAATGCCTCGACGCCGTTCCAGTTTTTCACGGATCACAACGACGAACTGGGCCGCCTGATCACCGCCGGACGCCGCGAGGAGTTTAAGGATTTCAAGGCCTTCAATCATCCGGAAACCTTGGATCGCCTGCCTGATCCGCAGACGGAAACGACGTTCCGCAATTCGCAGTTGGATTGGAATGAAACTCAACTGAAGGAACATGCCGGAATGTTAGCACTTTACCGCACCTGCCTCGCCTTGCGCAGCGCGGAGACGGCCTTTCGTCCACAGGACCGTGAGACCTATGGCGTGCAGGAAATTGCCACCGGCATCGGCGCGCTCCGGCTCAGCGGATCGGACACCGAATGGCTGGTGCTCTTCGACCTCGTCGGCGGCCACGGCGGACAGGTGTTGGAAGGCTCGATTTCCCCGGCGATCGACGGCGGGAAATGGGAGCTGGTTCTTTCCAGCAACGAGGAAAGATTCGGCGGCAATGGCCACGTGGAAAAACTCACATCCGAGTTGCATTTCACTGTGGCCGGCTGCGCGGTTTACAAAGCGCAGAACTAA
- a CDS encoding FHA domain-containing protein, with amino-acid sequence MAQLLIPGDTTPHDLPPEGVTIGRGDTNDIVIPDDGVSGLHAEIRLDGETYQVRDLGSSNGTRVNGNRISQSELRDRDIVAFGPIQCAFFLAAKTPAEVPVEPAMKVPEPEPAPAKASVAAKLGGFFKGVLRRPGK; translated from the coding sequence ATGGCGCAGCTCCTCATCCCGGGCGACACAACCCCTCACGACCTCCCCCCGGAAGGCGTCACGATTGGTCGCGGGGACACCAACGACATCGTCATCCCCGACGACGGAGTCTCTGGCCTGCACGCCGAAATCCGCCTCGACGGCGAAACGTATCAAGTCCGCGACCTCGGCTCGTCCAACGGCACACGAGTCAACGGCAACCGCATCAGTCAATCCGAATTGCGCGACCGCGACATCGTCGCCTTCGGCCCCATCCAATGCGCCTTCTTTTTGGCCGCGAAAACGCCCGCCGAAGTCCCTGTAGAGCCTGCCATGAAAGTTCCTGAACCGGAGCCCGCGCCAGCCAAAGCCAGCGTCGCTGCGAAACTAGGCGGCTTCTTCAAAGGCGTCCTCCGCCGCCCCGGCAAATAG
- a CDS encoding Mur ligase family protein — translation MLIQEKPHVHFIGICGKAMGGIAAALMRQGWKITGSDEAHYSPMKEFLEAASVPVSTPYSVKNIPPDTTLVVVGKRVSEDNVELRHIIKKGLPFQSFPEFLHGQFLQHSRNAVVAGGVGKTTTSAMLTWILESAGRQPDYLIGGLAKNLDQPARFAGEKFTVLEGDEYASCFHDSRPKFLHYRPEVAVVTNIIEDHPDLYPQLSDLVAVFARLTALLPAHGCLILSADDPNATPLAATASCEVITVGTEKSATQRITGIDLDSHRSSFRFLNTHFTLPLCGLMNIRNAAIAAAAAAHWNVTPAESAAALRTFRGVANRQEEKKIGSCSVIHDKASHPFSLVGLLQALRQRHPDRRVVSIIQPRATGGKGWVYQKDLPEALAGFDKVIIAAAYEHKPQRQQAWENTPFCTDSLANDLAAQGTDVTVVTPLTEESLLQELLPGDVILISMSEQAAAQKALVERTLLTLKRRGLATVSI, via the coding sequence GTGCTGATTCAGGAAAAACCACACGTTCATTTCATCGGAATCTGTGGCAAGGCCATGGGCGGTATCGCCGCTGCCCTCATGCGGCAGGGCTGGAAAATCACCGGCTCCGACGAGGCGCATTATTCGCCGATGAAAGAATTTCTGGAGGCGGCCTCTGTCCCGGTGAGCACGCCTTACAGCGTGAAAAACATTCCGCCCGACACGACGCTCGTGGTCGTGGGCAAACGCGTTTCCGAGGACAATGTCGAACTCCGCCACATCATCAAAAAAGGGCTGCCGTTCCAATCGTTCCCCGAGTTTCTCCACGGGCAATTTCTCCAGCACTCGCGCAACGCCGTCGTCGCCGGTGGCGTCGGAAAAACCACGACCTCGGCGATGCTCACCTGGATTCTGGAATCCGCCGGTCGCCAGCCGGATTACCTCATCGGGGGACTCGCGAAAAACCTGGACCAGCCCGCCCGTTTTGCCGGGGAAAAATTCACCGTGCTGGAAGGCGACGAATACGCCTCCTGCTTCCATGATTCGCGCCCGAAGTTTCTCCATTACCGGCCCGAGGTCGCGGTCGTGACTAACATCATCGAGGACCATCCCGATCTGTATCCGCAGCTCTCGGATTTGGTCGCGGTTTTTGCCCGCCTCACCGCGCTGCTGCCCGCTCACGGTTGTCTGATTCTTTCCGCTGACGATCCAAATGCAACTCCGCTCGCCGCGACCGCGAGTTGCGAAGTGATCACCGTCGGCACGGAGAAATCGGCCACGCAGCGCATCACCGGAATCGACTTAGACTCGCATCGGTCCTCCTTCCGATTTCTGAATACTCACTTCACGCTACCGCTCTGCGGACTCATGAACATTCGCAACGCCGCGATAGCCGCCGCCGCTGCCGCCCATTGGAATGTAACTCCCGCGGAATCCGCCGCGGCGCTGCGCACCTTTCGCGGAGTCGCCAATCGGCAGGAGGAAAAAAAGATCGGGAGTTGCAGTGTGATCCACGACAAGGCGTCGCATCCGTTTTCGCTAGTCGGATTGTTGCAGGCGCTGCGCCAGCGGCATCCGGATCGCCGCGTGGTTTCCATCATCCAGCCCCGCGCGACCGGCGGCAAAGGCTGGGTCTATCAGAAGGATTTGCCCGAGGCACTGGCGGGCTTCGACAAGGTCATCATCGCCGCCGCCTATGAGCACAAACCGCAGCGCCAGCAGGCTTGGGAAAATACGCCATTTTGCACCGACTCTCTCGCCAATGATCTTGCCGCCCAGGGAACTGACGTAACCGTGGTGACGCCCCTCACTGAGGAAAGCCTGCTTCAGGAACTGCTGCCCGGAGACGTGATTCTCATCTCGATGTCCGAGCAGGCGGCGGCGCAAAAAGCCCTCGTGGAGAGAACGCTGCTAACATTGAAAAGGCGCGGGTTGGCTACGGTTTCCATTTAG